In the genome of Actinomycetota bacterium, one region contains:
- the def gene encoding peptide deformylase: MAVLPVRTYPDPVLKQTAVPVGAPDRDALRLAQDLVDTMRSHERCVGLAANQVGVLRRCVVVDVTGHRRARSCHGLIVMFDPELVWSEGAEVAREGCLSLPDLTANVRRPERITVRGTDRSGDPTVVRADAFEARALLHEMDHLDGVLFLDRVANLDTDVFRRRV, translated from the coding sequence GTGGCGGTCCTCCCGGTCCGGACCTACCCGGACCCCGTCCTGAAGCAGACGGCCGTACCCGTGGGAGCCCCCGACCGCGACGCCCTGCGGCTCGCGCAGGACCTGGTCGACACGATGAGGTCACACGAGCGCTGCGTCGGGCTCGCCGCGAACCAGGTGGGGGTCCTGCGTCGCTGCGTCGTCGTGGACGTCACCGGCCACCGGCGGGCGAGGTCCTGCCACGGGCTCATCGTCATGTTCGACCCAGAGCTGGTCTGGTCGGAAGGGGCCGAGGTGGCGCGGGAGGGCTGCCTGTCCCTGCCCGACCTCACCGCCAACGTGCGCCGGCCTGAACGCATCACGGTCCGCGGCACCGACCGCAGCGGGGATCCCACCGTGGTCCGCGCGGACGCGTTCGAGGCCAGGGCGCTCCTGCACGAGATGGACCACCTCGACGGCGTCCTGTTCCTCGACCGCGTCGCGAACCTCGACACGGACGTGTTCCGGCGGCGCGTCTGA
- a CDS encoding ACT domain-containing protein: protein MPSFALAAIGRDRPGIVAAVARVLYEHGCNVEDASMTLLRGNFSIMLILSAAEGASAEALEDALQEACRGTGLTLSVLPVDDTPSDAAASHILTVYGADRPGIIFRVSEALATRGVNITDLNSRLVGGADPVYAVMLELSVPPDPGAEELERTLTGLAAEIGVDVSLRPLDEDIL from the coding sequence ATGCCCTCGTTCGCCCTGGCCGCGATCGGACGGGACCGCCCCGGCATCGTCGCGGCGGTCGCCCGGGTGCTGTACGAGCACGGGTGCAACGTCGAGGACGCGTCCATGACCCTGCTGCGCGGGAACTTCTCGATCATGCTCATCCTCAGTGCCGCCGAGGGAGCGTCGGCCGAGGCGCTCGAGGACGCGCTGCAGGAAGCCTGCCGGGGGACGGGACTGACCCTGTCCGTCCTGCCGGTCGACGACACGCCTTCGGACGCGGCCGCGTCGCACATCCTCACCGTCTACGGTGCGGACCGTCCGGGGATCATCTTCAGGGTGAGCGAGGCCCTCGCGACGCGCGGAGTGAACATCACGGACCTGAACTCCCGGCTCGTTGGGGGGGCCGACCCCGTCTACGCGGTGATGCTCGAGCTGAGCGTCCCGCCGGACCCGGGGGCCGAGGAGCTGGAGCGGACCCTGACGGGTCTGGCCGCGGAGATCGGGGTGGACGTCTCCCTGCGTCCGCTGGACGAGGACATCCTGTAG